A window of the Cystobacter fuscus genome harbors these coding sequences:
- a CDS encoding TetR/AcrR family transcriptional regulator — MAKPPESRSRTERRGQREDTRERLVREGLGLVLEQGWAATGIDAVLRSVGVPKGSFYHYFSSKDAFGFALLDSYQAFFLKRLERCFGAASDATFAAQLSSFLEESTEGMRRFDWRRGCLIGALGQELGGLHEDFRVRLDASLAAWESILAAALRRARARGEIEPSLDADRLARGFWSTWEGAVLRARLARSPLPLTVAIDDFRHLIHPRGEPHVQGPGAREEP, encoded by the coding sequence GAGCGGCGTGGGCAGCGCGAGGACACACGCGAGCGTCTGGTGCGTGAGGGCCTGGGACTGGTGCTGGAACAGGGCTGGGCGGCGACCGGCATCGACGCGGTGTTGCGCTCGGTGGGGGTGCCCAAGGGCTCCTTCTACCACTACTTCTCCAGTAAGGACGCCTTCGGCTTCGCCCTGCTCGACAGCTACCAGGCCTTCTTCCTCAAGCGGCTCGAGCGCTGCTTCGGCGCGGCCTCGGACGCGACCTTCGCCGCCCAGCTCTCCAGCTTCCTCGAGGAGTCCACCGAGGGCATGCGCCGCTTCGACTGGCGGCGCGGCTGCCTCATCGGTGCGCTCGGACAGGAGCTGGGGGGACTGCACGAGGACTTCCGCGTGCGGCTCGACGCCTCGCTGGCCGCCTGGGAGTCAATCCTCGCCGCCGCCCTGCGCCGTGCACGGGCGCGTGGGGAGATCGAGCCCTCGCTGGACGCGGACCGGCTCGCGCGCGGCTTCTGGTCCACCTGGGAGGGCGCGGTGCTGCGCGCCCGGCTCGCGCGCTCGCCCCTCCCCCTGACCGTCGCCATCGATGACTTCCGCCACCTCATCCACCCCCGAGGAGAACCCCATGTTCAAGG